In Macaca thibetana thibetana isolate TM-01 chromosome 8, ASM2454274v1, whole genome shotgun sequence, one DNA window encodes the following:
- the BRF2 gene encoding transcription factor IIIB 50 kDa subunit, whose protein sequence is MPGRGRCPDCGSTELVEDSHYSQSQLVCSDCGCVVTEGVLTTTFSDEGNLREVTYSRSTGENEQISRSQQRGLRRVRDLCRVLQLPPTFEDTAVAYYQQAYRHSGIRAARLQKKEVLVGCCVLITCRQHNWPLTMGAICTLLYADLDVFSSIYMQIVKLLGLDVPSLCLAELVKTYCSSFKLFQASPSVPAKYVEDKEKMLSRTLQLVELANETWLVTGRHPLPVITAATFLAWQSLQPADRLSCSLARFCKLANVDLPYPASSRLQELLAVLLRMAEQLAWLRVLRLDKRSVVKHIGDLLQHRHSLVRLAFRDGTAEVETRGKEPPAWGQGQREGEVGNNSLGLPQGKRPASPALLLPPCMLKPPKRICPAPPVSTVTGDENISDSEIEQYLRTPQEVRDFQRAQAARQAATSVPNPP, encoded by the exons ATGCCAGGCAGAGGCCGCTGCCCTGACTGCGGCTCCACGGAGCTGGTGGAAGACTCACACTATTCGCAGAGCCAGCTGGTGTGCTCCGACTGCGGCTGCGTGGTCACCGAGGGGGTCCTTACCACTACCTTCAGCGACGAGGGCAATCTCCGAG aggtAACATATTCCCGAAGCACAggggaaaatgaacaaattagtCGCAGCCAGCAACGAG GTCTCCGCCGAGTGAGAGACCTTTGTCGAGTTCTGCAGTTGCCACCAACATTTGAGGACACCGCGGTTGCCTACTACCAACAGGCATACCGGCACTCTGGCATCCGAGCAGCCAGGCTGCAAAAGAAGGAGGTGTTGGTTGGGTGCTGCGTCTTAATCACCTGCCGACAGCATAACTGGCCCCTAACAATGGGAGCCATCTGCACGCTGTTGTATGCAGATTTGGATGTGTTTTCTAGCATTTACATGCAGATAGTAAAGCTCCTGGGACTGGATGTGCCATCTCTGTGCTTGGCAGAACTGGTGAAGACCTATTGCAGCAG CTTCAAACTGTTCCAGGCTTCACCTTCTGTGCCAGCCAAATACgtggaagacaaagagaagatgCTGTCTCGAACATTGCAGTTGGTGGAGCTGGCAAACGAGACGTGGCTGGTGACTGGGCGGCATCCCTTGCCTGTCATCACTGCTGCGACTTTCCTGGCTTGGCAGTCGCTGCAGCCTGCAGATCGGCTTTCATGTTCCCTTGCCCGATTTTGTAAATTGGCAAATGTGGACCTGCCCTACCCCGCGTCCTCCCGCCTGCAGGAGCTTCTGGCTGTGCTGCTGCGGATGGCTGAGCAGCTGGCCTGGTTACGAGTTCTGAGACTTGACAAACGGTCTGTGGTGAAGCACATCGGTGACCTTCTCCAGCACCGCCACTCGCTGGTCCGCTTGGCCTTTCGGGATGGGACAGCAGAAGTGGAGACCCGAGGGAAGGAGCCACCGGCGTGGGGACAGgggcagagagaaggggaggtggGAAATAATTCCTTAGGTTTGCCCCAGGGGAAGCGGCCAGCCAGTCCTGCccttctcctgccaccctgcaTGTTGAAGCCCCCGAAGCGGATCTGCCCTGCACCCCCTGTCTCCACCGTCACTGGAGATGAGAACATTTCTGATAGTGAAATAGAACAGTATTTGCGTACCCCTCAGGAAGTTAGGGACTTTCAGAGAGCCCAGGCTGCTAGACAGGCTGCCACGAGTGTCCCTAACCCTCCCTGA
- the ADGRA2 gene encoding adhesion G protein-coupled receptor A2 isoform X2, which yields MGARERRMRGAPARLLLPLLLWLLLLLAPEARGSPGCPLPIRSCKCSGERPKGLSGGVPGPARRRVVCGGGDLPEPPEPGLLPNGTVTLLLSNNKITGLRNGSFLGLSLLEKLDLRNNIISTVQPGAFLGLGELKRLDLSNNRIGCLTSETFRGLPRLLRLNISGNIFSSLQPGVFDELPALKVVDLGTEFLTCDCRLRWLLPWAQNRSLQLSERTLCAYPSALHAQALGSLQEAQLCCEGALELHTHHLIPSLRQVVFQGDRLPFQCSASYLGNDTRIRWYHNRAPVEGDEQAGILLAESLIHDCTFITSELTLSHIGVWASGEWECTVSTAQGNASKKVEIVVLETSASYCPAERVANNRGDFRWPRTLAGITAYQSCLQYPFTSVPLGGGAPGTRASRRCDRAGRWEPGDYSHCLYTNDITRVLYTFVLMPINASNALTLAHQLRVYTAEAASFSDMMDVVYVAQMIQKFLGYVDQIKENARNVALEAYLIKPHSYVGLTCTAFQRREGGVPGAQPGSPGQNPRPEPEPPADQQLRFRCTTGRPNVSLSSFHIKNSVALASIQLPPSLFSSLPAALAPPVPPDCTLQLLVFRNGRLFRSHSNASRPGAAGPGKRRGVATPVIFAGTSGCGVGNLTEPVAVSLRHWAEGAEPVAAWWSQEGPGGAGGWTSEGCQLRSSQPNVSALHCQHLGNVAVLMELSAFPREVGGAGAGLHPVVYPCTALLLLCLFATIITYILNHSSIRVSRKGWHMLLNLCFHMAMTSAVFAGGITLTNYQMVCQAVGITLHYSSLSTLLWMGVKARVFHKELTWRAPPPQEGDPALPAPSPMLRFYLIAGGIPLIICGITAAVNIHNYRDHSPYCWLVWRPSLGAFYIPVALILLITWIYFLCAGLRLRGPLAQRPKGGNSRASLEAGEELRGSTRLRGSGPLLSDSGSLLATGSARVGTPGPPEDGDSLYSPGVQLGALVTTHFLYLAMWACGALAVSQRWLPRVVCSCLYGAAASALGLFVFTHHCARRRDVRASWRACCPPASPSAPHALPRALPAAAAEDGSPVFGEAPPSLKSSPSGSSGHPLALGPCKLTNLQLAQSQVCEAGAAACGEEEPEAAGPRGSLGPRHPNNVHHGRRAHKGRAKGHRAGEAGGKNRLKALRGGAAGAPELLSSESGSLHNSPTDSYLGSSRNSPGVGLQLEGEPMLTPSEGSDTSAAPLSEAGRPGQRRSASRDSLKGGGALEKESKRRSYPLNAASLNGVPKGGKYDDVTMMGAEVASGGCMKTGLWKSETTV from the exons GGACCTGAGGAACAACATCATCAGCACAGTGCAGCCGGGCGCCTTCCTGGGCCTGGGGGAACTGAAGCGCTT AGATCTCTCCAACAACCGGATTGGCTGTCTCACCTCCGAGACCTTCCGGGGCCTCCCCAGGCTTCTCCGACT AAACATATCTGGAAACATCTTCTCCAGTCTGCAACCTGGGGTCTTTGATGAGCTGCCAGCCCTTAAGGTTGT GGACTTGGGCACCGAGTTCTTGACCTGCGACTGCCGCCTGCGCTGGCTGCTGCCCTGGGCCCAGAATCGCTCCCTGCAGCTGTCGGAGCGCACACTCTGTGCTTACCCCAGCGCCCTGCATGCCCAGGCCCTGGGCAGCCTCCAGGAGGCCCAGCTCTGCTGCG AGGGGGCCCTGGAGCTGCACACACACCATCTCATCCCGTCCCTACGCCAAGTGGTGTTCCAGGGGGATCGGCTGCCCTTCCAGTGCTCTGCCAGCTACCTGGGCAATGACACCCGCATCCGCTGGTACCACAACCGAGCCCCTGTGGAGGGTGACGAGCAGGCGGGCATCCTCCTGGCCGAGAGCCTCATCCACGACTGCACCTTCATCACCAG TGAGCTGACACTGTCTCACATCGGCGTGTGGGCCTCAGGCGAGTGGGAGTGCACCGTGTCCACGGCCCAGGGCAACGCCAGCAAGAAGGTGGAGATCGTGGTGCTGGAGACCTCTGCCTCCTACTGCCCGGCCGAGCGTGTGGCCAACAACCGCGGGGACTTCAG gtGGCCCCGAACTCTGGCTGGCATCACAGCCTACCAGTCCTGCCTGCAGTATCCCTTCACTTCAGTGCCCCTGGGCGGAGGTGCCCCGGGCACCCGAGCCTCCCGCCGGTGTGACCGTGCTGGCCGCTGGGAGCCTGGGGACTACTCCCACTGTCTCTACACCAACGACATCACCAGGGTGCTGTACACCTTCGTGCTg atgcccatcaatgctTCCAATGCGCTGACGCTGGCTCACCAGCTGCGCGTGTACACAGCTGAGGCTGCCAGCTTTTCAGACATGATGGATGTAGTCTATGTGGCTCAGATGATCCAGAAATTTTTGGGTTATGTCGACCAGATCAAAGAG AATGCGAGGAACGTGGCATTGGAGGCCTACCTCATCAAGCCGCACAGCTACGTGGGCCTGACCTGCACAGCCTtccagaggagggagggaggggtgccGGGCGCACAGCCAGGGAGCCCTGGCCAGAACCCCCGACCTGAGCCCGAGCCCCCAGCTGACCAGCAGCTCCGCTTCCGCTGCACCACCGGGAGGCCCAATGTTTCTCTGTCGTCCTTCCACATCAAG AATAGCGTGGCCCTGGCCTCCATCCAGCTGCCCCCGAGTCTGTTCTCATCCCTTCCGGCTGCCCTGGCTCCCCCGGTGCCTCCAGACTGCACCCTACAACTGCTCGTCTTCCGAAATGGCCGCCTGTTCCGCAGCCACAGCAACGCCTCCCGCCCTGGAGCTGCTGGGCCTGGCAAGAGGCGTGGCGTGGCCACCCCCGTCATCTTCGCAGGAACCA GTGGCTGTGGCGTGGGAAACCTGACAGAGCCAGTGGCCGTTTCGCTGCGGCACTGGGCTGAGGGAGCCGAACCTGTGGCCGCTTGGTGGAGCCAGGAGGGGCCCGGGGGGGCCGGGGGCTGGACCTCAGAGGGCTGTCAGCTCCGCTCCAGCCAGCCCAACGTCAGTGCCCTGCACTGCCAGCACTTGGGCAACGTGGCTGTGCTCATG GAGCTGAGCGCCTTtcccagggaggtggggggcGCGGGGGCAGGGCTGCACCCTGTGGTATACCCCTGCACAGccctgctgctgctctgcctctTCGCCACCATCATCACCTACATCCTCAACCACAG CTCCATCCGTGTGTCCCGGAAGGGCTGGCACATGCTGCTGAACCTGTGCTTCCACATGGCCATGACCTCTGCCGTCTTTGCGGGGGGCATCACACTCACCAATTACCAGATGGTCTGCCAGGCG GTGGGCATCACCCTGCACTACTCCTCCCTGTCCACGCTGCTCTGGATGGGGGTGAAGGCGCGAGTGTTCCACAAGGAGCTCACCTGGAGGGCACCCCCTCCTCAAGAAGGGGACCCCGCCCTGCCTGCTCCCAGTCCTATGCTCCG GTTCTATTTGATAGCTGGAGGGATTCCACTCATTATCTGTGGCATCACGGCTGCAGTCAACATCCACAACTACCGGGACCACAGCCCCTA CTGCTGGCTGGTGTGGCGTCCAAGCCTTGGCGCCTTCTACATCCCGGTGGCTTTGATTCTGCTCATCACCTGGATCTATTTCCTGTGCGCAGGGCTGCGCTTACGGGGTCCTCTGGCACAGAGGCCGAAGGGGGGCAACAGCAGGGCCTCCTTGGAGGCAGGGGAGGAACTTAGGGGTTCTACCAGGCTCAGGGGCAGCGGCCCCCTCCTGAGTGACTCAGGTTCCCTTCTTGCTACTGGGAGCGCTCGAGTGGGGACGCCCGGGCCCCCGGAGGATGGTGACAGCCTCTATTCTCCGGGAGTCCAGCTAGGGGCGCTGGTGACCACGCACTTCCTGTACTTGGCCATGTGGGCCTGCGGGGCTCTGGCCGTGTCCCAGCGCTGGCTGCCCCGGGTGGTGTGCAGCTGCTTGTACGGAGCAGCAGCCTCCGCTCTGGGCCTCTTCGTCTTCACCCACCACTGTGCCAGGAGGAGGGACGTGAGAGCCTCGTGGCGCGCCTGCTGCCCCCCTGCCTCTCCCTCGGCCCCCCACGCCCTGCCCCGGGCCCTGCCCGCCGCCGCCGCAGAGGACGGTTCCCCGGTGTTCGGGGAGGCGCCCCCCTCCCTCAAGTCCTCCCCAAGCGGCAGCAGCGGCCACCCGCTGGCTCTGGGCCCCTGCAAGCTTACCAACCTGCAGCTGGCCCAGAGTCAGGTGTGTGAGGCGGGGGCGGCAGCCTGCGGGGAAGAAGAGCCGGAGGCCGCGGGCCCCCGGGGAAGCCTCGGCCCCCGCCACCCCAACAACGTGCACCACGGGCGTCGGGCGCACAAGGGCCGGGCCAAGGGGCACCGCGCCGGGGAGGCCGGCGGCAAGAACCGGCTCAAGGCCCTGCGCGGGGGCGCAGCCGGGGCGCCCGAGCTGCTGTCCAGCGAGAGCGGCAGCCTGCACAACAGCCCCACCGACAGCTACCTGGGCAGCAGCCGCAACAGCCCGGGCGTCGGCCTACAGCTGGAAGGCGAACCCATGCTCACGCCGTCTGAGGGCAGCGACACCAGCGCCGCGCCGCTTTCTGAGGCTGGCCGGCCAGGCCAGCGCCGCAGTGCCAGCCGCGACAGTCTCAAGGGCGGCGGCGCGCTGGAGAAGGAGAGCAAGCGCCGCTCGTACCCGCTCAACGCTGCCAGCCTGAACGGCGTCCCCAAGGGGGGCAAGTACGACGACGTCACCATGATGGGCGCGGAGGTGGCCAGCGGCGGCTGCATGAAGACCGGACTCTGGAAGAGCGAGACCACCGTCTAG
- the ADGRA2 gene encoding adhesion G protein-coupled receptor A2 isoform X1 gives MGARERRMRGAPARLLLPLLLWLLLLLAPEARGSPGCPLPIRSCKCSGERPKGLSGGVPGPARRRVVCGGGDLPEPPEPGLLPNGTVTLLLSNNKITGLRNGSFLGLSLLEKLDLRNNIISTVQPGAFLGLGELKRLDLSNNRIGCLTSETFRGLPRLLRLNISGNIFSSLQPGVFDELPALKVVDLGTEFLTCDCRLRWLLPWAQNRSLQLSERTLCAYPSALHAQALGSLQEAQLCCEGALELHTHHLIPSLRQVVFQGDRLPFQCSASYLGNDTRIRWYHNRAPVEGDEQAGILLAESLIHDCTFITSELTLSHIGVWASGEWECTVSTAQGNASKKVEIVVLETSASYCPAERVANNRGDFRWPRTLAGITAYQSCLQYPFTSVPLGGGAPGTRASRRCDRAGRWEPGDYSHCLYTNDITRVLYTFVLMPINASNALTLAHQLRVYTAEAASFSDMMDVVYVAQMIQKFLGYVDQIKELVEVMVDMASNLMLVDEHLLWLAQREDKACSRIVGALERIGGAALSPHAQHISVNARNVALEAYLIKPHSYVGLTCTAFQRREGGVPGAQPGSPGQNPRPEPEPPADQQLRFRCTTGRPNVSLSSFHIKNSVALASIQLPPSLFSSLPAALAPPVPPDCTLQLLVFRNGRLFRSHSNASRPGAAGPGKRRGVATPVIFAGTSGCGVGNLTEPVAVSLRHWAEGAEPVAAWWSQEGPGGAGGWTSEGCQLRSSQPNVSALHCQHLGNVAVLMELSAFPREVGGAGAGLHPVVYPCTALLLLCLFATIITYILNHSSIRVSRKGWHMLLNLCFHMAMTSAVFAGGITLTNYQMVCQAVGITLHYSSLSTLLWMGVKARVFHKELTWRAPPPQEGDPALPAPSPMLRFYLIAGGIPLIICGITAAVNIHNYRDHSPYCWLVWRPSLGAFYIPVALILLITWIYFLCAGLRLRGPLAQRPKGGNSRASLEAGEELRGSTRLRGSGPLLSDSGSLLATGSARVGTPGPPEDGDSLYSPGVQLGALVTTHFLYLAMWACGALAVSQRWLPRVVCSCLYGAAASALGLFVFTHHCARRRDVRASWRACCPPASPSAPHALPRALPAAAAEDGSPVFGEAPPSLKSSPSGSSGHPLALGPCKLTNLQLAQSQVCEAGAAACGEEEPEAAGPRGSLGPRHPNNVHHGRRAHKGRAKGHRAGEAGGKNRLKALRGGAAGAPELLSSESGSLHNSPTDSYLGSSRNSPGVGLQLEGEPMLTPSEGSDTSAAPLSEAGRPGQRRSASRDSLKGGGALEKESKRRSYPLNAASLNGVPKGGKYDDVTMMGAEVASGGCMKTGLWKSETTV, from the exons GGACCTGAGGAACAACATCATCAGCACAGTGCAGCCGGGCGCCTTCCTGGGCCTGGGGGAACTGAAGCGCTT AGATCTCTCCAACAACCGGATTGGCTGTCTCACCTCCGAGACCTTCCGGGGCCTCCCCAGGCTTCTCCGACT AAACATATCTGGAAACATCTTCTCCAGTCTGCAACCTGGGGTCTTTGATGAGCTGCCAGCCCTTAAGGTTGT GGACTTGGGCACCGAGTTCTTGACCTGCGACTGCCGCCTGCGCTGGCTGCTGCCCTGGGCCCAGAATCGCTCCCTGCAGCTGTCGGAGCGCACACTCTGTGCTTACCCCAGCGCCCTGCATGCCCAGGCCCTGGGCAGCCTCCAGGAGGCCCAGCTCTGCTGCG AGGGGGCCCTGGAGCTGCACACACACCATCTCATCCCGTCCCTACGCCAAGTGGTGTTCCAGGGGGATCGGCTGCCCTTCCAGTGCTCTGCCAGCTACCTGGGCAATGACACCCGCATCCGCTGGTACCACAACCGAGCCCCTGTGGAGGGTGACGAGCAGGCGGGCATCCTCCTGGCCGAGAGCCTCATCCACGACTGCACCTTCATCACCAG TGAGCTGACACTGTCTCACATCGGCGTGTGGGCCTCAGGCGAGTGGGAGTGCACCGTGTCCACGGCCCAGGGCAACGCCAGCAAGAAGGTGGAGATCGTGGTGCTGGAGACCTCTGCCTCCTACTGCCCGGCCGAGCGTGTGGCCAACAACCGCGGGGACTTCAG gtGGCCCCGAACTCTGGCTGGCATCACAGCCTACCAGTCCTGCCTGCAGTATCCCTTCACTTCAGTGCCCCTGGGCGGAGGTGCCCCGGGCACCCGAGCCTCCCGCCGGTGTGACCGTGCTGGCCGCTGGGAGCCTGGGGACTACTCCCACTGTCTCTACACCAACGACATCACCAGGGTGCTGTACACCTTCGTGCTg atgcccatcaatgctTCCAATGCGCTGACGCTGGCTCACCAGCTGCGCGTGTACACAGCTGAGGCTGCCAGCTTTTCAGACATGATGGATGTAGTCTATGTGGCTCAGATGATCCAGAAATTTTTGGGTTATGTCGACCAGATCAAAGAG CTGGTAGAGGTGATGGTGGACATGGCCAGCAACCTGATGCTGGTGGATGAGCACCTGCTGTGGCTGGCCCAGCGCGAGGACAAGGCCTGCAGCCGCATCGTGGGCGCCCTGGAGCGCATTGGGGGTGCCGCCCTCAGTCCTCATGCCCAGCACATCTCGGTG AATGCGAGGAACGTGGCATTGGAGGCCTACCTCATCAAGCCGCACAGCTACGTGGGCCTGACCTGCACAGCCTtccagaggagggagggaggggtgccGGGCGCACAGCCAGGGAGCCCTGGCCAGAACCCCCGACCTGAGCCCGAGCCCCCAGCTGACCAGCAGCTCCGCTTCCGCTGCACCACCGGGAGGCCCAATGTTTCTCTGTCGTCCTTCCACATCAAG AATAGCGTGGCCCTGGCCTCCATCCAGCTGCCCCCGAGTCTGTTCTCATCCCTTCCGGCTGCCCTGGCTCCCCCGGTGCCTCCAGACTGCACCCTACAACTGCTCGTCTTCCGAAATGGCCGCCTGTTCCGCAGCCACAGCAACGCCTCCCGCCCTGGAGCTGCTGGGCCTGGCAAGAGGCGTGGCGTGGCCACCCCCGTCATCTTCGCAGGAACCA GTGGCTGTGGCGTGGGAAACCTGACAGAGCCAGTGGCCGTTTCGCTGCGGCACTGGGCTGAGGGAGCCGAACCTGTGGCCGCTTGGTGGAGCCAGGAGGGGCCCGGGGGGGCCGGGGGCTGGACCTCAGAGGGCTGTCAGCTCCGCTCCAGCCAGCCCAACGTCAGTGCCCTGCACTGCCAGCACTTGGGCAACGTGGCTGTGCTCATG GAGCTGAGCGCCTTtcccagggaggtggggggcGCGGGGGCAGGGCTGCACCCTGTGGTATACCCCTGCACAGccctgctgctgctctgcctctTCGCCACCATCATCACCTACATCCTCAACCACAG CTCCATCCGTGTGTCCCGGAAGGGCTGGCACATGCTGCTGAACCTGTGCTTCCACATGGCCATGACCTCTGCCGTCTTTGCGGGGGGCATCACACTCACCAATTACCAGATGGTCTGCCAGGCG GTGGGCATCACCCTGCACTACTCCTCCCTGTCCACGCTGCTCTGGATGGGGGTGAAGGCGCGAGTGTTCCACAAGGAGCTCACCTGGAGGGCACCCCCTCCTCAAGAAGGGGACCCCGCCCTGCCTGCTCCCAGTCCTATGCTCCG GTTCTATTTGATAGCTGGAGGGATTCCACTCATTATCTGTGGCATCACGGCTGCAGTCAACATCCACAACTACCGGGACCACAGCCCCTA CTGCTGGCTGGTGTGGCGTCCAAGCCTTGGCGCCTTCTACATCCCGGTGGCTTTGATTCTGCTCATCACCTGGATCTATTTCCTGTGCGCAGGGCTGCGCTTACGGGGTCCTCTGGCACAGAGGCCGAAGGGGGGCAACAGCAGGGCCTCCTTGGAGGCAGGGGAGGAACTTAGGGGTTCTACCAGGCTCAGGGGCAGCGGCCCCCTCCTGAGTGACTCAGGTTCCCTTCTTGCTACTGGGAGCGCTCGAGTGGGGACGCCCGGGCCCCCGGAGGATGGTGACAGCCTCTATTCTCCGGGAGTCCAGCTAGGGGCGCTGGTGACCACGCACTTCCTGTACTTGGCCATGTGGGCCTGCGGGGCTCTGGCCGTGTCCCAGCGCTGGCTGCCCCGGGTGGTGTGCAGCTGCTTGTACGGAGCAGCAGCCTCCGCTCTGGGCCTCTTCGTCTTCACCCACCACTGTGCCAGGAGGAGGGACGTGAGAGCCTCGTGGCGCGCCTGCTGCCCCCCTGCCTCTCCCTCGGCCCCCCACGCCCTGCCCCGGGCCCTGCCCGCCGCCGCCGCAGAGGACGGTTCCCCGGTGTTCGGGGAGGCGCCCCCCTCCCTCAAGTCCTCCCCAAGCGGCAGCAGCGGCCACCCGCTGGCTCTGGGCCCCTGCAAGCTTACCAACCTGCAGCTGGCCCAGAGTCAGGTGTGTGAGGCGGGGGCGGCAGCCTGCGGGGAAGAAGAGCCGGAGGCCGCGGGCCCCCGGGGAAGCCTCGGCCCCCGCCACCCCAACAACGTGCACCACGGGCGTCGGGCGCACAAGGGCCGGGCCAAGGGGCACCGCGCCGGGGAGGCCGGCGGCAAGAACCGGCTCAAGGCCCTGCGCGGGGGCGCAGCCGGGGCGCCCGAGCTGCTGTCCAGCGAGAGCGGCAGCCTGCACAACAGCCCCACCGACAGCTACCTGGGCAGCAGCCGCAACAGCCCGGGCGTCGGCCTACAGCTGGAAGGCGAACCCATGCTCACGCCGTCTGAGGGCAGCGACACCAGCGCCGCGCCGCTTTCTGAGGCTGGCCGGCCAGGCCAGCGCCGCAGTGCCAGCCGCGACAGTCTCAAGGGCGGCGGCGCGCTGGAGAAGGAGAGCAAGCGCCGCTCGTACCCGCTCAACGCTGCCAGCCTGAACGGCGTCCCCAAGGGGGGCAAGTACGACGACGTCACCATGATGGGCGCGGAGGTGGCCAGCGGCGGCTGCATGAAGACCGGACTCTGGAAGAGCGAGACCACCGTCTAG